The following proteins come from a genomic window of Streptococcus pneumoniae:
- the nrdD gene encoding anaerobic ribonucleoside-triphosphate reductase, which yields MIALEEKITILPTLFVEKRDGRRVVFDVDKIDKALHKAADKVMDVTPLVEKRLNDLTERIITEIHSRFPQGIKIYEIQNIVEHELLEAKEYALAEEYITYRTQRDFERSKATDINFSIHKLLNKDQTVVNENANKDSDVFNTQRDLTAGIVGKSIGLQMLPKHVANAHQKGDIHYHDLDYSPYTPMTNCCLIDFKGMLENGFKIGNAEVESPKSIQTATAQISQIIANVASSQYGGCSADRIDEILAPYAEKNYQKHLKDAEEWVLPEKREDYAWKKTQKDIYDAMQSLEYEINTLFTSNGQTPFTSLGFGLGTSRFEREIQKAILNIRIKGLGSEHRTAIFPKLIFTLKRGLNLEEGTPNYDIKQLALECATKRMYPDVLSYDKIVDLTGSFKVPMGCRSFLQGWKGENGVEVNSGRMNLGVVTVNLPRIALESEGDMNKFWEIFNERMNIAEDALVYRVERTKEATPANAPILYQYGAFGHRLGKEESVDQLFKNRRATVSLGYIGLYEVATVFFGNSWESNPDAKEFTLDIIHDMKRRVEEWSDQYGYHFSIYSTPSESLTDRFCRLDIDKFGSIPDITDKEYYTNSFHYDVRKNPTPFEKLDFEKVYPEAGASGGFIHYCEYPVLQQNPKALEAVWDYAYDRVGYLGTNTPIDRCYKCDFEGDFEPTERGFACPNCGNSDPKTVDVVKRTCGYLGNPQARPMVNGRHKEIAARVKHMNGSTIKIAGHQVTN from the coding sequence ATGATTGCACTAGAAGAAAAAATTACAATTTTGCCAACTCTCTTCGTCGAGAAACGAGATGGGAGACGTGTTGTATTTGATGTGGACAAGATTGACAAGGCTCTCCACAAGGCGGCTGACAAGGTTATGGATGTGACACCCCTGGTTGAAAAACGCCTCAATGATCTGACTGAGCGAATTATTACAGAAATTCATAGTCGCTTTCCACAGGGAATTAAGATTTACGAAATTCAAAATATCGTAGAACATGAACTCCTTGAAGCCAAAGAATATGCGCTGGCTGAGGAGTATATTACTTATCGGACACAGAGGGATTTTGAGCGCTCAAAAGCGACGGATATCAACTTTAGTATTCATAAACTTCTCAACAAAGACCAGACAGTTGTCAATGAAAATGCTAATAAAGACAGTGATGTCTTTAACACTCAGCGTGATTTGACAGCAGGGATTGTTGGGAAATCAATCGGACTGCAAATGCTTCCTAAGCACGTAGCCAATGCCCACCAAAAGGGGGATATCCACTATCACGATTTGGACTACAGTCCCTATACCCCTATGACCAACTGCTGTTTGATTGATTTTAAGGGTATGTTGGAAAATGGTTTTAAGATTGGAAATGCAGAGGTAGAGAGTCCCAAGTCTATCCAGACTGCGACAGCACAGATTTCTCAAATCATTGCCAACGTTGCTTCTAGCCAGTACGGTGGCTGTTCAGCTGACCGTATCGATGAAATTTTGGCGCCTTATGCAGAGAAGAATTATCAAAAACATCTCAAAGATGCAGAAGAGTGGGTATTGCCTGAAAAACGGGAAGATTACGCTTGGAAGAAAACGCAAAAGGACATCTACGATGCCATGCAATCTCTTGAGTATGAAATCAATACTCTCTTCACTTCAAATGGACAAACACCTTTTACTTCGTTAGGTTTTGGTCTGGGAACCAGTCGTTTTGAACGAGAAATTCAAAAAGCTATTTTAAACATTCGCATCAAGGGTCTTGGTTCAGAACACCGTACGGCTATCTTTCCTAAACTTATTTTCACTCTGAAAAGAGGCCTTAATTTAGAGGAAGGAACTCCCAACTACGACATCAAGCAGTTGGCTCTTGAGTGTGCAACCAAACGGATGTATCCAGATGTTTTATCTTACGATAAGATTGTTGACTTGACAGGATCCTTCAAGGTGCCTATGGGTTGCCGTTCTTTCCTCCAAGGATGGAAGGGTGAAAATGGTGTAGAAGTCAATTCAGGTCGCATGAATCTGGGTGTTGTGACGGTTAATCTGCCTCGTATTGCTCTTGAGTCTGAAGGTGATATGAATAAGTTCTGGGAAATCTTCAACGAGCGAATGAATATCGCAGAAGATGCTCTTGTTTACCGTGTCGAACGCACTAAAGAGGCGACACCAGCAAATGCTCCTATTCTTTATCAGTACGGTGCTTTTGGCCATCGTCTAGGTAAAGAAGAAAGTGTTGACCAGCTCTTTAAGAATCGTCGTGCTACCGTTTCGCTGGGCTATATCGGCTTGTATGAAGTAGCGACAGTTTTCTTTGGTAACAGCTGGGAAAGTAATCCAGATGCTAAGGAATTCACGCTAGACATCATTCACGATATGAAACGCCGTGTAGAAGAGTGGTCAGACCAATATGGCTACCATTTCTCTATCTACTCAACACCATCCGAAAGTCTGACAGACCGTTTCTGCCGACTAGATATAGACAAGTTTGGCTCTATTCCTGATATCACAGACAAGGAATACTACACCAACTCTTTCCACTACGATGTTCGTAAAAATCCAACACCGTTTGAAAAATTGGACTTTGAGAAAGTCTATCCAGAAGCAGGTGCGTCAGGTGGTTTCATCCATTATTGTGAGTATCCAGTCCTTCAGCAAAATCCAAAGGCCTTGGAAGCTGTCTGGGATTATGCTTATGACCGTGTAGGCTATCTAGGCACCAATACTCCGATTGACCGTTGCTACAAGTGTGACTTTGAAGGGGATTTTGAACCAACTGAGAGAGGGTTTGCTTGTCCAAACTGTGGCAATAGCGACCCTAAAACAGTAGATGTGGTGAAGCGAACTTGTGGCTACCTAGGTAATCCTCAAGCAAGACCGATGGTCAACGGGCGTCACAAGGAAATCGCTGCGCGTGTCAAACATATGAATGGTTCAACGATTAAAATAGCTGGGCATCAAGTAACAAATTAG
- the cls gene encoding cardiolipin synthase, translating into MKYRKFQLLMSKYGFSLSIMLLELCLVFGLFLYLGRMAPILWITVLILLSIITIISIVNRNTTPENKVTWLLVAFVPVFGPLLYLMFGERRLSKKEIKQLKKLGSMHFQEANSQLLKEKLKESDKAAYGVIKSLLSMDTNADIYDQTASTFFPNGEAMWKKMVEDLKKAEKFIFLEYYIIEEGLMWNRILDILEQKVAQGVEVKMLYDDIGCMATLTGDYAHRLRQLGIEAHKFNKVIPRLTVAYNNRDHRKILIVDGQIAYTGGVNLADEYINHVERFGYWKDSGIRLDGLAVKALTRLFLTTWYINRGEISDFDQYHLENHSIPSDGLTIPYGSGPKPIFRAQVGKKVYQSLINQATESVYITTPYLIIDYDLTETIKNAAMRGVDVRIITPYIPDKKFIQLVTRGAYPDLLSAGVRIYEYSPGFIHSKQMLVDEDFAVVGTINLDYRSLVHHYENAVLLYKTPSIREIARDFRNIFADSQEVYPHSIKTSWYQKLVKEIAQLFAPIL; encoded by the coding sequence ATGAAATATAGGAAATTTCAATTATTGATGTCCAAGTATGGCTTTAGTCTTTCGATTATGCTACTTGAACTTTGTCTTGTTTTTGGTCTCTTTCTTTATTTAGGACGCATGGCTCCCATTTTATGGATTACTGTCCTCATTCTACTGAGTATCATCACAATCATTTCGATAGTCAACCGTAATACGACTCCTGAGAATAAGGTAACCTGGTTGTTAGTAGCCTTTGTGCCAGTATTTGGTCCCTTGCTCTATCTGATGTTTGGTGAAAGGCGATTGTCCAAAAAAGAAATCAAACAACTGAAGAAGCTAGGCTCTATGCATTTCCAAGAAGCAAATAGCCAGCTACTAAAAGAGAAATTAAAAGAAAGTGACAAGGCAGCTTATGGAGTCATCAAGTCCTTATTGAGTATGGATACCAATGCTGACATCTATGATCAAACTGCCTCTACATTTTTTCCTAACGGAGAAGCTATGTGGAAAAAGATGGTAGAAGATCTTAAAAAGGCTGAGAAATTTATTTTCTTGGAATATTACATTATAGAAGAAGGTTTGATGTGGAATCGCATACTAGATATACTAGAGCAAAAGGTAGCTCAGGGTGTAGAGGTTAAGATGCTCTATGATGATATCGGCTGTATGGCTACTTTAACAGGAGATTATGCACATCGACTTCGTCAGCTGGGCATCGAGGCCCATAAATTCAATAAAGTTATTCCTCGTTTGACAGTGGCTTATAATAACAGAGATCATAGAAAAATATTGATTGTTGATGGTCAGATAGCCTATACTGGTGGGGTCAATCTGGCAGATGAGTACATTAACCACGTCGAGAGATTTGGTTATTGGAAGGATAGTGGAATTCGCTTAGACGGACTAGCAGTAAAAGCTCTGACACGCTTATTTTTGACCACTTGGTACATTAATCGAGGAGAAATTAGTGATTTTGATCAATATCATTTAGAAAATCATTCTATCCCGAGTGACGGTTTAACCATTCCATACGGAAGTGGACCCAAGCCAATTTTTCGAGCGCAGGTAGGGAAAAAAGTTTATCAGAGTTTAATCAATCAAGCAACAGAATCGGTCTATATTACGACACCTTATTTGATTATAGATTATGATTTAACAGAGACAATCAAAAATGCAGCTATGAGAGGGGTCGATGTTCGAATTATCACCCCTTACATACCAGATAAGAAGTTCATTCAGTTAGTCACGAGAGGAGCTTATCCCGACCTTCTTTCTGCTGGTGTTCGGATTTATGAGTATAGTCCAGGTTTTATTCATAGTAAGCAGATGTTGGTAGACGAAGATTTTGCGGTGGTGGGGACAATCAATCTCGACTACCGGAGCTTGGTACACCATTATGAAAATGCAGTCTTACTCTATAAAACTCCTTCTATAAGGGAAATCGCCCGAGATTTTCGAAATATATTTGCAGATTCTCAGGAAGTCTATCCTCATTCTATCAAAACGAGCTGGTATCAAAAGCTTGTAAAAGAAATCGCCCAACTATTCGCCCCTATCTTATAA
- a CDS encoding SP_0198 family lipoprotein: MKLKRFTLSLASLASFSLLVACSQRAQQVQQPVAQQVQQPAQQNTNTANAGGNQQNQAAPVQNQPVAQPTDIDGTYTGQDDGDRITLVVTGTTGTWTELESDGDQKVKQVTFDSANQRMIIGDDVKIYTVNGNQIVVDDMDRDPSDQIVLTK; this comes from the coding sequence ATGAAATTAAAAAGATTCACACTTTCTCTTGCTTCTCTAGCAAGTTTTAGTCTCTTAGTAGCTTGTTCACAAAGAGCTCAACAGGTTCAACAGCCTGTTGCTCAGCAGGTCCAACAGCCTGCTCAACAGAATACCAATACTGCAAATGCAGGAGGTAACCAACAAAATCAAGCGGCTCCAGTACAAAACCAACCTGTTGCTCAACCGACCGATATTGATGGGACTTATACTGGTCAGGATGACGGAGACCGTATCACTTTAGTGGTAACTGGAACGACTGGTACATGGACTGAGCTCGAATCTGACGGGGATCAGAAAGTCAAACAGGTTACATTTGATTCAGCAAATCAACGCATGATTATTGGCGATGATGTCAAAATTTACACTGTAAACGGTAATCAAATCGTCGTAGATGATATGGATAGAGACCCATCGGACCAAATCGTTTTAACTAAATAA
- a CDS encoding folylpolyglutamate synthase/dihydrofolate synthase family protein, with protein sequence MFEVEEWLHSRIGLNFRSGLGRIQQAVDLLGNPEQSYPIIHVTGTNGKGSTIAFMRELFMGHGKKVATFTSPHIVSINDRICINGQPIADADFIRLTDQVKEMEKTLLQTPAQLSFFELLTLVAFLYFREQEVDLVLLEVGIGGLLDTTNVVTGELAVITSIGLDHQETLGDSLEAIAEQKAGVFKAGKKAVIAKLPPEARLVCQKKAESLAVNLYQAGQDFLMLNGDFSSSLLNLSQLNIGLEGVYQQENAALALQTFLLFMGERKEAIDEQSVRKALEQTHWAGRLERIRPQIYLDGAHNLPALTRLVEFIKEKEQEGYRPQILFGSLKRKDYQGMLGYLTENLPQVELKMTGFDYQGSLDETDVTGYHVIPSYREFISSFEERADAQDLLFVTGSLYFISEVRGYLLDREQIN encoded by the coding sequence ATGTTTGAAGTAGAAGAATGGCTTCATAGTCGGATTGGTTTGAATTTTCGATCAGGTTTGGGCCGAATACAGCAAGCGGTGGATTTGTTAGGAAATCCTGAGCAGTCTTACCCTATTATCCACGTAACAGGGACTAATGGGAAAGGATCTACCATTGCTTTTATGAGGGAATTATTTATGGGGCATGGCAAAAAAGTTGCGACCTTTACCTCCCCTCATATCGTCTCTATCAATGACCGAATCTGCATTAATGGGCAACCTATAGCAGACGCAGACTTTATCCGTTTGACTGATCAGGTCAAGGAGATGGAGAAAACGCTTCTGCAAACTCCTGCCCAGTTGTCCTTTTTTGAATTGCTGACCTTAGTTGCTTTTCTTTATTTTAGGGAGCAAGAGGTGGATTTGGTTTTATTAGAAGTGGGAATTGGTGGCTTACTTGACACGACCAATGTGGTAACTGGAGAGCTTGCTGTCATCACCTCCATTGGGCTTGACCATCAAGAAACCTTGGGTGATAGTCTAGAAGCAATTGCAGAGCAGAAAGCTGGTGTTTTCAAGGCTGGTAAGAAGGCAGTGATTGCGAAATTGCCTCCAGAAGCTAGGCTTGTCTGTCAGAAAAAAGCCGAATCTTTAGCTGTTAACCTTTATCAGGCAGGTCAAGATTTTTTAATGCTGAATGGTGATTTTTCAAGCTCTTTACTAAATCTTTCACAGCTGAACATAGGCTTAGAAGGAGTCTATCAGCAGGAGAATGCGGCCTTGGCGTTGCAAACTTTTCTTCTTTTTATGGGAGAAAGAAAGGAAGCTATTGATGAACAGTCTGTAAGAAAGGCCTTGGAACAGACCCATTGGGCTGGTCGCTTGGAGCGTATTCGCCCACAGATTTACTTGGATGGTGCTCATAACCTCCCTGCCTTGACTCGCTTGGTTGAGTTTATCAAAGAAAAAGAGCAGGAAGGCTATCGACCTCAAATCCTCTTTGGATCCTTGAAACGTAAGGATTATCAAGGGATGTTGGGTTATCTGACTGAAAATTTACCTCAAGTGGAACTCAAAATGACCGGCTTTGACTATCAAGGGTCTTTGGACGAGACAGATGTAACAGGTTACCATGTAATTCCCTCTTACCGAGAATTTATCAGCAGTTTCGAAGAAAGGGCAGACGCTCAAGACTTGCTGTTCGTTACAGGGTCTCTCTATTTTATCTCAGAAGTACGGGGCTACCTGCTGGACCGTGAGCAGATAAATTGA
- a CDS encoding DUF1292 domain-containing protein, with amino-acid sequence MSHDHNHDHEERELITLVDEQGNETLFEILLTIDGKEEFGKNYVLLVPVNAEEDEDGQVEIQAYSFIENEDGTEGELQPIPEDSEDEWNMIEEVFNSFMEE; translated from the coding sequence ATGTCACACGATCATAACCACGACCACGAAGAACGTGAACTAATCACACTAGTAGATGAGCAAGGAAATGAAACCTTGTTTGAAATCCTTTTGACAATTGATGGAAAAGAAGAATTTGGTAAAAACTATGTTCTTCTAGTACCAGTTAACGCAGAAGAAGACGAAGACGGACAAGTTGAAATCCAAGCTTACTCATTCATTGAAAATGAAGATGGAACAGAAGGCGAATTGCAACCAATCCCAGAAGACTCAGAAGACGAATGGAACATGATTGAAGAAGTCTTCAACAGCTTTATGGAGGAGTGA
- the ruvX gene encoding Holliday junction resolvase RuvX, protein MRIMGLDVGSKTVGVAISDPLGFTAQGLEIIQINEEQGQFGFDRVKELVDTYKVERFVVGLPKNMNNTSGPRVEASQAYGAKLEEFFGLPVDYQDERLTTVAAERMLIEQADISRNKRKKVIDKLAAQLILQNYLDRKF, encoded by the coding sequence ATGAGAATTATGGGATTGGACGTCGGTTCAAAAACGGTAGGGGTGGCGATTAGCGATCCGCTTGGTTTTACAGCTCAAGGGCTTGAAATCATCCAGATAAATGAAGAACAAGGCCAATTTGGTTTTGACCGCGTTAAGGAATTGGTTGATACTTACAAGGTGGAACGATTTGTAGTGGGCTTGCCTAAAAACATGAACAATACAAGTGGACCGCGCGTAGAAGCTAGTCAAGCCTACGGAGCAAAGCTAGAAGAGTTTTTTGGTTTACCAGTAGACTATCAGGATGAACGCTTGACAACAGTGGCTGCTGAGCGCATGTTGATTGAACAAGCAGATATCAGTCGCAATAAGCGCAAGAAAGTCATTGATAAGTTAGCAGCTCAGTTGATTTTACAAAATTATTTAGATAGAAAATTTTAA
- a CDS encoding IreB family regulatory phosphoprotein codes for MGFTEETVRFKLDDSNKKEISETLTDVYASLNDKGYNPINQIVGYVLSGDPAYVPRYNNARNQIRKYERDEIVEELVRYYLKGQGVDL; via the coding sequence ATGGGATTTACTGAAGAAACAGTACGTTTTAAATTGGACGATTCCAATAAAAAAGAAATTAGCGAAACTTTGACAGATGTTTATGCTTCGTTGAACGATAAGGGTTACAACCCAATTAACCAAATCGTAGGTTACGTATTGAGTGGAGACCCTGCCTACGTTCCTCGTTATAATAATGCACGAAATCAAATCCGTAAGTATGAGCGTGATGAAATCGTTGAGGAATTGGTTCGCTACTACCTCAAAGGACAAGGAGTCGATCTATAA
- a CDS encoding SP0191 family lipoprotein, giving the protein MKKIVLVSLAFLFVLVGCGQKKETGPATKTEKDTLQSALPVIENAEKNTVVTKTLVLPKSDDGSQQTQTITYKDKTFLSLTIQQKRPVSDELKTYIDQHGVEETQKALLEAEEKDKSIIEARKLVGFKLETKLLSATELQTTTSFDFQVLDVKKASQLEHLKNIGLENLLKNEPSNYISDRLANGATEQ; this is encoded by the coding sequence ATGAAAAAAATAGTTCTTGTTAGTCTAGCTTTCCTTTTTGTCCTGGTTGGTTGCGGACAGAAAAAAGAAACTGGACCAGCTACAAAAACAGAAAAGGATACGCTTCAGTCGGCATTGCCAGTTATTGAAAATGCCGAGAAGAATACAGTTGTAACCAAGACTTTGGTCTTGCCCAAGTCAGATGATGGTAGCCAGCAAACTCAAACCATTACATACAAGGACAAGACTTTTTTGAGCTTAACGATTCAACAAAAACGTCCAGTTTCTGATGAGTTGAAGACTTATATTGACCAACATGGAGTGGAAGAAACTCAAAAAGCTCTTCTTGAAGCGGAGGAGAAGGATAAGTCTATCATTGAAGCTCGTAAATTGGTAGGTTTCAAACTTGAAACAAAACTATTGAGCGCAACGGAACTTCAAACAACGACTAGTTTTGATTTTCAAGTTCTGGATGTCAAGAAGGCTTCCCAGTTGGAACATCTGAAGAATATTGGTTTGGAAAATCTTTTGAAAAATGAACCAAGCAACTATATTTCAGATAGATTGGCAAATGGCGCGACAGAACAATAG
- the spx gene encoding transcriptional regulator Spx, with product MIKIYTVSSCTSCKKAKTWLNAHQLSYKEQNLGKEGITREELLDILTKTDNGIASIVSSKNRYAKALGVDIEDLSVNEVLNLIMETPRILKSPILVDEKRLQVGYKEDDIRAFLPRSVRNVENAEARLRAAL from the coding sequence ATGATTAAAATTTATACAGTCTCAAGTTGTACTAGCTGTAAAAAAGCAAAAACCTGGCTCAATGCCCACCAGTTAAGTTATAAAGAACAAAACCTTGGTAAAGAAGGAATTACGAGAGAAGAATTACTGGATATTCTAACCAAAACAGATAACGGAATAGCCAGCATCGTTTCGTCTAAAAATCGCTATGCCAAAGCCCTTGGAGTGGATATTGAAGATTTGAGTGTCAATGAAGTTCTCAATCTGATTATGGAAACACCGAGAATTTTAAAGAGCCCAATCCTTGTAGATGAAAAACGCCTGCAAGTTGGCTACAAGGAAGACGATATTCGTGCCTTCCTACCACGCTCTGTCCGTAATGTAGAAAATGCAGAAGCACGTTTACGTGCAGCTCTATAA
- a CDS encoding M24 family metallopeptidase, which yields MNKRVQAFLAKMQEKELDGIIINNLKNVYYLTGFWGSNGTVFISRDRQVLVTDSRYIIAAKQETSGFEIVADRDELAVIAGIVKDMGLTRIGFEDEISVSYYHRMQAAFAGLDLLPQTQFVEGLRMIKDEAEIAAIRKACSISDQAFRDALDFIKPGKTEIEIANFLDFRMRELGASGLSFDTILASGINSSKPHAHPMHKPVELGEAITMDFGCLYDHYVSDMTRTIYLGHVSDEQAEIYNTVLKANQALIDQAKAGLGFRDFDKIPRDIIIEAGYGDYFTHGIGHGIGLDIHEEPYFSQTSTETIKTGMALTDEPGIYIEGKYGVRIEDDILITETGCELLTLAPKELIVI from the coding sequence ATGAATAAACGCGTACAAGCATTTCTAGCTAAAATGCAAGAAAAAGAACTAGATGGTATCATCATCAACAATCTTAAAAACGTCTATTATTTGACTGGTTTTTGGGGCTCAAACGGAACAGTCTTTATCAGCCGTGACCGTCAGGTCTTAGTGACAGACTCTCGCTATATCATCGCAGCTAAGCAAGAAACCAGTGGTTTTGAGATTGTGGCTGATCGTGATGAATTGGCTGTCATTGCAGGAATTGTTAAGGACATGGGCTTGACTCGTATCGGTTTTGAAGATGAGATTTCAGTGTCTTATTACCACCGTATGCAGGCAGCTTTTGCAGGTTTGGACTTGCTTCCACAAACTCAGTTTGTGGAAGGTCTTCGTATGATTAAGGATGAGGCAGAGATTGCAGCGATTCGCAAGGCTTGTTCTATCTCAGACCAAGCTTTCCGCGATGCGCTTGACTTTATCAAACCAGGAAAAACTGAAATTGAGATTGCCAACTTCCTTGATTTCCGCATGCGTGAGTTGGGAGCATCTGGCTTATCTTTTGATACGATCCTAGCTAGCGGTATCAATTCTTCTAAACCCCATGCCCATCCAATGCACAAACCAGTGGAGTTGGGAGAAGCCATTACCATGGACTTCGGCTGTCTCTATGACCACTATGTCAGTGATATGACCCGGACTATCTATCTAGGGCATGTTAGCGATGAGCAGGCAGAGATTTACAATACGGTTCTAAAAGCTAACCAAGCCTTGATTGACCAAGCTAAGGCAGGCTTAGGTTTCCGTGACTTTGACAAAATCCCTCGTGATATTATCATTGAGGCAGGTTATGGCGACTACTTTACTCACGGCATTGGCCACGGTATTGGTCTGGATATCCATGAGGAACCCTACTTTAGCCAGACTTCTACAGAAACTATTAAGACAGGTATGGCCTTGACCGATGAACCAGGTATCTATATCGAAGGCAAATATGGCGTTCGTATCGAGGATGATATCCTGATTACAGAGACAGGTTGTGAATTATTGACCCTAGCTCCAAAAGAGTTGATAGTCATTTAG